TTTTAAATTGTTAATGAAATATTATTTTACCGAGGGCCTGTCCGTCTTTAATAAACGTAAGCTTTTCGGTGAGTTAAATGATGCGCGTATCGTCGGCAAAGGAAGCCTGCCGCTGAACGTAGCCCGGCAGGGAGCAAAAGTACTGGTAAGAAATATTGGCAAGCACCAAACCTTCCGTGTACATATTGTTGCGCAAAACCCCGAACCGGCCAGGTTAAATAAAATAATGATCACTGACCCGTTGTCAATTGCGTTATTGGGCTACGCCGATGGTCACCGGACCGAATGGGAAATGCCGGATGGGATTCAGCGATTCGAACTCCTTTCTGTTCACCGGGACGGGGAAGATCCTGAATTTTTGGCGGCTGACAGCCCCAATGTTTGCGCGGGCTACGATGAACGCTTCGTTTAATATTACCGGAGCAAATTCAATTCATATGGGTTATTATCAGATCGGTGCGGCAAGGGTAACTAAAGGCCTGCTGAAATTCTTATTGGTACTATCGGCGGCGTTAATAGGCCATTGGCAGCCTGACAGGGCATCCGTGTCAGAAAGCCTTCCGCGGGCTAACCGGAATGAGCAACTGCATGCAGCCAGGCTTTTTCAGGTCACCGGAAACATCGCGGAGGCACCAGTTATGCCGGCAGTCCGGCAGGGGCTGCATAAATTCCCCGGGGAAGGAAACGTGAAACAACTCGCTTTCAGCTTTTCCCGTATTTGCGCCACGCTTTTTTTTCAAAACAGGATCGCGGCGGTGTATGAGGTTAGGTTTATTCAGCGGCTCTTATTTCCCGCCCATTATTTCTGGTAGCGGGTGTGCCTGCCAGCGAACAGCTTATATAATCAATGCCTTTTTTAACCATTAAATATTATTTTATGACACATATATTGGAAAACTGCCTCATTGCGGGCGCTTTACTAACCGTGATTCTCCTTCCTGTCAGCCTGGCCATGATCAGGTCCCATAAACGTAGAAAGCAAAAGATCAGCGATGAACTTAAGGCTGCCGAGCAGGAACGGGAACTTTCCTTTCAGTACGTAGACCAGCTGGATGCTTTTGTCATCGCCCTGGATCCTGTGAAAAAAAAACTTATCCAGATGGACCATACGGATTATCAGATCGGTCAGATCGACCTCGAAGGGATCGACAGTTGTGTGCTTGAAGAAAAAAAGCGGGGCGATACGCTTCAGCTTTTACAACTTGGACTTCGGGACAAGCACCAGAAAATATCGCACATCATATTCTATAGGCAATACCATGATAATGACTGGCATTTAAAAAGAACCATCCTGCTGGCCGCTAAATGGAAGCTTTTAATTCAGGATGTGATACGCCCGGCCGCCTAATATTGAACCCTTCACTCATAGTGAAGGGTTTTGTTTTTCATTTTTACCCTTTTACAGCATGATCAAATTTCAAATTCCCATCATCATCATCGCCCTCCTTTCGGTCGCCGGATGCGAAAAAAAGAATACATACAGGGATACTCCGACAGATAGCTGTCAGAATTTAACCCTGGCTGTTAAAGGCCTTCATCCCGGAGACCGTGTTTACGTCTATTATGATACGCGTCTGTTGCTGCGTCAAAAGGTTGATTCGCTCAGTGGGGCTCATTTCCACAAGGAATTTTGTAACCGGTACCGCCGGGAGGGAGTATTGGGGACCGTTATCCTGGAGAAAAAACGGGTATTGATCGATACCGCGCTGCAG
Above is a window of Mucilaginibacter ginsenosidivorans DNA encoding:
- a CDS encoding GreA/GreB family elongation factor, with the translated sequence MGKRFQLTLTIGDFKLLMKYYFTEGLSVFNKRKLFGELNDARIVGKGSLPLNVARQGAKVLVRNIGKHQTFRVHIVAQNPEPARLNKIMITDPLSIALLGYADGHRTEWEMPDGIQRFELLSVHRDGEDPEFLAADSPNVCAGYDERFV